The Chlorocebus sabaeus isolate Y175 chromosome 16, mChlSab1.0.hap1, whole genome shotgun sequence genome window below encodes:
- the LOC140708593 gene encoding V-type proton ATPase 16 kDa proteolipid subunit c-like, with amino-acid sequence MATMVSSGLGAAYGMANNGTGIMAMSDVWPEPIMKSIIPVVMAGIITIYGLVAAVPSASSLNDDISLYSSFLQLSTGLSGLAASFAIIVVGDTGKRGTAQQP; translated from the coding sequence ATGGCCACCATGGTCTCCAGTGGCCTGGGTGCTGCCTATGGCATGGCCAACAATGGCACCGGCATTATGGCCATGTCTGACGTGTGGCCAGAGCCGATCATGAAGTCCATCATCCCAGTGGTCATGGCTGGTATCATCACCATCTATGGCCTAGTGGCGGCTGTCCCCAGTGCCAGCTCCCTGAATGATGACATCAGCCTCTACAGCAGTTTCCTCCAGCTGAGCACTGGCCTGAGTGGCCTGGCAGCCAGCTTTGCCATCATCGTCGTGGGGGACACTGGCAAGCGGGGCACTGCCCAGCAGCCCTAA